CGTCAAAACTCCCGCCTTTACGCCTTTCTATTGAAAATATATTTAGAACTATTTTTGATCTTTCAGCTTGTAAAGGGCTGATCAGGAAGTTGAAAAATAATTTTTCTCCTTCTTTATTGCTTAGGAGATTATTGTTTTCAAGATATGTACTGGTTTGAATAAATCCCGAAGGCCGATCGAGCTGTACAATAAAATAACCACCATCCTGAAGCACTTGTATTATCTTGTTATATGCCGAATTACTTGCGATCGGGATAGTTTTAGTACGGTCTGGATTTTGTGCCAACAGGGGGCTGGAAAAGAAGAATACATAAGCAATCAGCATCAAGGAGAATTGGATAAAATGTTTCATATTGCCGAATTAAAGATCTTATCTAATGAATACTGTAATTTAACAATTTTATTTTTGATGACGGGTAATTAGATTGTCACGCTGTTATTTAATTCGTATACCTAATATTTTTAGACTACGTTCTTCCTGATCCAAGGTTGCTATATTGGGTAAGTTGGCCCATTCCTTGAAACCCGTCTTTTCAAATAATGCGATGCTTGGAAGATTGTGTGCAAAGATAAATCCCAATAAGGTATGTACGCCTAAACCTGGGGCTTTATCAATGCAGTACTGGAGAATCTGTTTACCCAGGCCTCGACCACGTTGCTGTTCATCCAAATAGATACTGATTTCTACTGTTGCGTCATAAGCTGGACGACCATAGAAAGATTGAAAACTTACCCATCCAAGTATCTGGTTATTTTCATCTTCTATCAGCCACAGGGGTCTTTTCGAAGCGTTATGTTCGTCAAACCATTTTTGTCTACTGGCAACAGATACTGGGGCAGTGTCTGCAGTAACCATGCGGGAGGCTATTGTAGAGTTGTATATTTCTACTATGCGTGGTAAATCATGTTGTGCTGCGTCGCGAAATTTTAATTGATTCATGGTTTGTACTGTTTAATTGTTGTTTGGACGACTCTGATATGCTGCCCGAAGATAGCCTGTGTTGCGAATAACAAGCAGATAAAAAGAATGAATTTCATGAAGATCGGCTTTATATTAAATCTGTTTTTGTCAAACTTAGATAAATTGCTTTTTATATGCAATACAATTACCCTTCATAAAGGTAACAATTCATACATGTGAGACATTTCTTGTTGTTTTTCTGGCTGATTTATATCGATCACAGGGGTAAATTGCACGATTTCTGTATTTTATGAGTGAAATTTACACTAATTTGAACAAATATTTCACTACATAGTGTTATTTTTTTTCTCATCTTAGATCATTCAACGAAGACACATCAGCGTTATTGATGATAGATCTTAGCGAAATAGCTTGTCTTTTCGTTTAGTTATACAGGAACTTTTCTAAACAGGAATTTTTCACCGAGTTCCGGTCGCCATAAAATCACTAAAAAATTAGCTAAGAAGGATCTAGGGAAGAGATTGGCTAGCAGCCATGCTGTTAGCTACTTTTTTGAATACAACGAATCAATTATGAACGCATTGCAAGCTGTACCTAAAATCCGAATCCGTTCAATGGATGTTATGCGTGGTTTCACGCTGTTCTTGATGTTATTTGTCAATGACTTGTTTATTCCAGGTGTACCTAAATGGCTGGTTCATTCGGAAGCAGATGAGGACGGAATGGGATTGGCGGATTGGGTATTTCCGGGATTTCTTTTTATGGTTGGAATGGCAGTGCCTTATGCTGTTGCGGCCAGGGAAAAGATAGGTTCATCGACAGCGGTCATTTTTGTTCATATGCTGATCAGAACATTAAGTTTATTGCTTATTGGTGTATTGATATTGAATGGTTCGCGAGTTGATCCACAGTTGACGGGGATGTCACATTTGTTGTGGTTGGCACTGCTGTATGTATTCGTTTTTCTGATTTGGAATCATTATCCGAAAGACATGCAATATCAAGATCCATGGTACGCCGAGCTGGGCATTGGTTTGTTGCGGGATTAGCGTATTGCTTTTGATACCACTTTATTATTTCATTGATGTGAAAGGCTACCATCGCGGGATAGGATTGTTTGAGGAGGCCGGAAAGAACTCATTAACGACCTATCTTGCTCCTGATCTGATCTACTTTGTCTGTTGGGGTTTTCATCTACCACTATTCTTCTATAAACAATCGGATTATATGAGCTTAGCTATTGCCGGTTCATTGCTTTGGGCTTTAGCCATGTTGTGGTATGCAATATTGATGAAGAAGCTACATATTTATCTGAAACTTTAGCTAGCGAGTAAGCATCAAATGTGAATGCTTTACGGATTATATATTAGAACGATCACTATCATCTAGAAACAAAATAAGAAGCTATTATGGAATGTAAATTGAAATCAATATTTAGTCAGACCTTCACTGTTCTGTTATTGACTTTATTGTTGTATCCTAGTGTAAGTTGTGCACGAGCGAAAAACAAAAAAGTTGTTATCGCCTATGTCACTTCCTGGTCTAAAGTGATGCCTGATCCGACTTATCTGACGCATATCAATTATGCCTTTGCACATGTCAGCGACAGCTTTGACGGCCTACGTATAGATAATGAATCTAGATTGAAGGCTATTACGGATCTTAAGAAAACACATCCACATCTAAAGGTATTGCTGTCCGTTGGCGGCTGGGGAAGCGGTCGGTTTAGCGAAATGGCTGCTAATGAATCTAATCGGCAAAAGTTTGCCAAAGACTGCTGGCGTGTGATGAGGGAATTTAATCTTGATGGTATTGACATTGACTGGGAATATCCAACGAATTCTTCTGCAGGGATCTCGTCTTCTTTAGCGGATACGGAGAATTTCACCTTGCTCATGCACGATATCCGCAAGGCTATTGGTAAGAAGAAACTGTTGACTTTGGCTTCTGTTGCGAACGGTAAGTATATTGCTTTTGACAAGATTAAGAATGATGTGGATTTTGTGAATATCATGACTTATGATTCGGGTCATCCGCCTTATCATCACGCGAGTTTACACCGTTCACCTTTATCTGGACATACAACTTGTGTGGAGGCCGTTAAGGCCCACATCGAGGGCGGTATGCCTGTTGAAAAATTGGTGCTGGGAATTCCATTCTATGGTCGGGGCAATAAAACTGAAGTCAAGAGTTTTATCGATTATAAAGATCTGCTTTCACTTCAGGGCTTTGAGCAGAAATGGGACGATGAGGCTAAAGCGCATTATCTTGTCAACGATAAAGGGGATTTTGTACTGACTTATGAAACGCCAGAATCGATTGCACTTAAATGCGATTATGTACACGACAGGACTACTCGGTGCGATGTACTGGGAATACGCGGGAGATACAGCAGGAGGTGTCTTACGGGATGCCGTCTACAAAGGTATTCTAGAATAAACAAAAAAGCCTAACGTGAGTTAGGCTTTTTTGTTTGTGGAGCTGGAGAGATTCGAACTCTCGTCCAGTCATGGTACTGTATACGCTTTCTACATGTTTAGCTTCTCTTTAATTGTCGAGCGAGGGAAGGTGAGTCGCTTACCTATACCGTACGCCGTAGTTGCTGTTTCTCACAAGTGCTTAGCAACATCACACTTGCCAGTTCTATTGTTCGATGCCCCGAATGTTAAACCAAAGAACAGGATCTAACGGGACAAATAGCTATGTTAAGTCTAACTTAAGCAGCTAAGGCGTAGTTTTCTTCGCCAGTTATAATTCTGAAAGTTCAGATTAAAGTGCTCTACTAACAACGCACTACATGCTTACATAACCGTCTCCATCCTGTCAATTCCGGTCAACCCCAATTATGTCTTACAAAGGTACTATTTTTTTGCTTAATCAGCAAGATACGTGCGATTCTTGTTTAATGCTTTGGTTCTGAATGGAAAACAAATGATGCTTTAATAAAATTGCTAAAGAATCGAACCTTATTTGACTGGCTGAGTGTTCTGTTATTTTTACAGGGATTTTGATAGGCAGAAAGTTCTTGATGGATTTATGTTTCCAATAAAAAAGCTGGATATAAAATCCAGCTTTTTTATTATTTGATCAATCCAATTATTTGATCAATCCAATTATTTGATCAATCCAGCCCTTTTCAACAAAGGTTCTACCGAAGGTTCTTGTCCCCGGAAACGTTTGTAAAGAACCATTGGATGTTCGGTTCCACCTTTTGAAAGAATATTATCCTTGAATTTGGTTGCGATTTCCTTATTGAAAATACCGTTTTGTTTAAAGTAGTCAAATGCATCTGCATCCAGTACTTCGGCCCATTTATAGCTGTAATAGCCCGAAGAATAACCGCCATTGAAAATATGGGAGAAGGCTGTGCTCATGGCATTGTCCTTGACATCGGGATAGAGTTTTGTCGAAGCAAACTGTTGATCTTCGAATGATTTGAGGTCCGAGATCGCGGTTGGATCCTGTCCATGCCAGCCCATATCCAATAGACCAAAGCTCAATTGGCGCATTGTTGCCATACCCTCAAGAAATGAAGCGCTTTCTCGGATCTTTTCGACAAGTTCAATCGGAATCACTTCGCCAGTTTCATAGTGTTTGGCAAATAGCTCAAGAGCTTCTTTTTCGTAGCACCAGTTTTCCATCACCTGACTCGGTAACTCGACAAAATCCCAATATACAGAGGTTCCAGATAGTGTAGGATAAGTGCTATCAGCTAGCATACCATGTAGGGCATGTCCAAATTCGTGAAATAATGTGGTCACTTCCTGAAAGGTCAACAGCGAAGGTTTTGAAGCTGTAGGACGCGTAAAATTGCAAACAATGGAGACATGCGGACGTTCTTGTTTACCCTGTTGAATGTACTGTGGTTTGAAAGATGTCATCCAGGCCCCATTTCTCTTTCCTTTACGCGGGAAGAAATCGGCATAGAAGATAGCGACTAATTCACCGTTGTCTTTACTGACCTCAAATGTTTGTACTTCTTCGTGGTAGGTATCTATTGTATCGACTTCCTTGAAGTTGATGCCAAACAAGCGATGGGCTACTTCAAATGCACCTTGTAAGACATTTTCGAGTTTGAAATAAGGTTTGAGCTTTTCATCGTCCAAATTAAAGCGTTCCTGTTTCAGCTTTTCGGCATAATAGGCGCCATCCCATTTTTCCAATTGGTCTATGCCATGCATGTTTTTTGCAAATTGGGATAATTCTGCAAATTCTTTCACTGCCGCTGGTTTCGCTTTTCCAAGGAGGTCGTTTAGGAATTCGGTGACTTTACTTGGGTTTTGCGCCATACGTTCGGCAAGGACAAAGTCTGCATGGGTGGCGTAGCCTAATAAGTTAGCACGTTCGAAGCGCAGTTTTACAATTTTAAGGACATTGTCTACGTTGTTGTGCTCGTTATCCTGAAAAGCTTTACGGCCTGCGGCGAGGGTAATTTCTTTGCGAAGTTCCCGATTGTCGGCATAAGTGACAAAAGGAAGATAGCTCGGGAAATCCAGGGTAAAAAGCCAGCCTTCTTTTTCCTTGGCTTTAGCCAAAGCATGGGCAGCTTCTACAGCACCCTCTGGAAGTCCAGCAAGATCTTTTTCGTCTGTTACCAACAGCTGATAGGCATTGGTTTCGGCCAGGACATTCTCCCCGAATTTCAATTTTAAAAGCGATAGCTCGGCATCTATTTCGCGGAGCTTTTCTTTCTGTTCATCATTTAAAAGTGCGCCGTTGCGTACAAAATCCTTATAGGATTTTTCCAATAAGGTGGTTTGCTCTGCCGTCAATGTCAGTTGATCCTTCTGGTCGTATACAGCCTTAACCCTTTTGAAAAGATCGAAATTTAAGGTGATATCATTGCCTAAAGCAGATAGTTTTGGGGCGACATCCTGTGCGATCTTTTCGAGATCAGCATTGGTTTCAGCGGAATGCAGATTGAAAAAGATATTGGACAAACGATCTAGTGTCTGTCCAGAGTAGGACATAGCAGCGATGGTATTGTCGAAAGTTGCCGTTTCGGGATTGTTGACGATAGCATCGACTTCATCTTTTGTCTTCTGAATAGCCTCATCAAATGCGGGAATATAATCTTCGTTTTTTATCTGTGAAAACGGAGCCGTGTCGTGCTGCGTTTTAAATTTTTCTGTTAAAATACTCATAGGAGTAAATGTAATAAATATTTATTTCAAGCGATAACATCTGCTTAAATTATGGGGCTGAGATGATATTTGACCGAATAGGCGTTTAGGCTGCGCCGAAAATTTAGGAGGAAAATTAGAACTGCATAAAAAAAGAGCTCCTCTGAGCTCTTTTTTATATTTGGATAGGAGATTAGGCCAGTTTTCCTAATGCTTCTTTGATTCTTTTCAAAGCTTCAATCAAACTTTCGTCTGAAGCAGCATAAGACAAGCGGATGTAATTGTCGTTACCGAATGAATCTCCACCTACTGTAGCTACGTGACCAACATTCAATAAGTACAATGCCAAATCAGATGAGTTTTTAATGACATTACCATCTTGGTCTTTTTTACCAAAGAACGAAGAGATTTCTGGGAAGAAATAGAATGCGCCCTCTGGAAGATTTGTTCTTACGCCAGGGATTTCAGTCAATAGATCGTATACCAATTGGCGACGACGAGCGAAAGCTTCTTTCATTTTGTTGACAGATTCTAATCCTTGTTCATAAGCGACGATTCCTGCACGTTGAGAAATTGAACATGTACCTGAGGTTGTCTGTCCTTGTAATTTATCATTCGCGGCAGCAATGGTTTTGTTGGCAGCGATATAACCTAAACGCCATCCCGTCATTGCAAATGCTTTTGAAAAGCCATTTATGATAATTACTCTATCTTTGATGCTTTCAAATTGTGCGATGGATTCGTGTTTGTCTACAAAGTTGATATGCTCGTAGATTTCATCGGATAGGATAAATACCTGTGGATGTTTTTCGAAAACTTCAGCTAATGCAGCCAATTCATCTTTGCTGTAAACTGTTCCTGTGGGGTTGTTTGGCGAAGAGAACATAAACAATTTGGTTTTTGGTGTAATTGCCGCTTCCAATTGTGCTGGTGTAATCTTAAAGTTATTGTCGATCTCTGTATTGATAAATACCGATTTTCCTTCTGCTAAAACGACCATTTCGGAGTATGATACCCAATACGGTGTTGGGATAATTACCTCATCACCCGGGTTGATCAACGTCAAAATTACATTAGACAGGGATTGTTTCGCACCTGTAGAAACAACAATTTGAGAGATATCATAATCTAAATTGTTTTCTGTCTTCAACTTGTTTACAATTGCCTGGCGCAACTCAGGGTATCCCGGTACCGGCGAATAACGCGTCCAGTTTTCATCTAGGGCTTTCTTCGCTGCATCTTTTACATGCTCAGGGGTGTTGAAATCAGGTTCACCTACGCTAAGGCTAATTACATTAACGCCTTTCGCTGCTAATTCGCGGCCCAACTTGGTCATTTTAAGTGTAGCCGATTCGGACAAATTATTTATCCTGTCTGATAAGTATGATGATGTGCTCATGGTAAGACAAAGATATTATATACGTTGCAAATAATCTTCTTTATTTTTGAGAATTTACAAAGAAAAGTAGCTCTTTTATTGGGCTTTTTTAATAAAAGGGCAGTTGAAGCGATTTAGCACAGTTATTTAATTGATCCCTGATGTTGGATGTTCAAAACTAATCGTTCTGATTTGTCGTTATATCTTTACCTTTGCGCTCACAAAAATGCTGGCTAGTCCTCATTTCATCATTAGCTCATAGAAGGTTTCATATAGAAGATAAGCATCATGTCAAGACAAAGAAGATTGGTTTTACTATCGCTTTTTACGGGAATAGGTTTGATGATTGTGAAGTTTTTTGCCTACTTTTTAACGGACTCCAGTGCAATCTTTACAGATGCGGCAGAGAGTATCGTTAATGTGATTGCTTCGGGTTTTGCATTTTATAGTATTTATCTTTCGGCGCAACCTAAGGATGAGAATCATCCCTACGGGCATGGTAAAGTGGAGTTCTTTTCGGTGTTTTTGGAAGGTGGACTTATTTTTATCGCCGGCGCCATTATCTTAGCCAAGGCTTGTTACAATCTTTTCTTTCCGGCAGCGTTAACGCACCTTGAACAAGGGATTTATTTGATCGGTATTACATCTGTGATAAATTTTGCAGTAGGATTCTATATCATGAAGCGTGGACGTGCATTGGGCTCTATTACCTTGGTGGCGGACGGAAAACATCTGCAGGTAGATGCCTATAGTACGGTCGGATTGATACTGGGTTTACTATTGATGAGACTGACAGGTTTCCAATGGATCGATGTGGTCATTTCAATTGTATTGGGGCTTTTTATCCTCTTCAATGGTTATAAGCTACTTCGCCAATCGATCGGTGGATTGATGGATGAATCGGATACAGCGCTCGTACAAGATGTCGTCGAAATCTTGGAGCGCAATCGGAAAGATGAATGGATTGATGTTCATAATCTTCGTGTACAGCGCTATGGGAACGAACTCCATGTAGATTGCCATCTCACACTACCCCGTTACCTTGACCTTATCCAGGTGCACGATGAAATTTCTGCTGTGGATAAGATTGTTAATAAGGAGATGTCGGTACGGACCGAATTTTTCGTTCATGCGGATCCTTGTCTTCCACAGTGCTGCCAATATTGTCAGGTCGACAATTGCCCAATTCGTTCGGAGCAATTTCGAGGACGAATTTCGTGGGACACAGACAATGTTACACGAAATCAGAAACATTTTTTATATGCTATTGCTGAATAGCGGATGCAGTTTCTACCGTTCTTAATAGGAATAGTGTCTAGTCTGATGTCTTCGCGTATAGTAAACTAAAAAAAAGCTAGTTTATATAAATATATATAAAAAAAGGTATCTTTGCCTTTTAGCAAAAGAGTTTAAAAATCCTATATGAAGCACATTCGTAATTTCTGTATTATTGCGCATATTGACCATGGCAAAAGTACTTTGGCAGACCGCCTTTTAGAGTATACCAATACCATCAGTCAGCGTGAGGCACAGGCACAATTACTTGATAATATGGATTTGGAACGTGAACGTGGTATTACGATCAAGAGTCACGCCATCCAAATGAATTATAAAAGAGATGGTCAGGAATATATTTTGAACCTGATTGATACCCCGGGACACGTGGATTTTTCTTATGAGGTGTCGCGTTCAATTGCTGCCTGCGAGGGCGCTTTATTGATCGTTGATGCATCTCAAGGTATTCAGGCGCAAACGATTTCAAATTTATATCTAGCGTTGGAGCATGATTTGGAAATCATCCCAATTCTCAACAAAATGGACCTTCCTGGTGCTATGCCGGAAGAAGTCAAAGATCAGATTGTGGATTTGATCGGTGGTGACCGCGATGCGATTATTCCTGCATCTGGTAAAACTGGTCTTGGTGTTCCGGATATTTTGGAAGCTATTGTGGACCGTATTCCACATCCAGTGGGTGATCCTGATGGACCTTTGCAAGCCTTGATTTTTGACTCTGTTTTCAACTCATTCCGTGGTATCATGGCTTATTTTAAAGTTGAAAATGGTGAAATCCGCAAGGGCGACCGCGTGAAATTTGTTGCTACTGGGAAAGAATATTTTGCCGATGAAATTGGTACACTGAAGTTGAATCAAGTACCTAAAGAAGTCATTAAGACCGGTGATGTAGGTTATATTATCTCTGGTATCAAGGAGGCACGGGAGGTGAAAGTAGGGGATACCATTACGCATAAAGATCGTCCTTGTTCTGAGGCTATCCAAGGGTTTGAAGAGGTGAAACCGATGGTCTTTGCGGGTATTTATCCTGTAGATACGGAGGATTACGAGGAGTTGCGTGAATCGATGCACCGTTTGCAGCTAAACGATGCTTCTTTGGTGTTTGAACCAGAGTCGTCGGCAGCCTTGGGTTTCGGTTTCCGTTGTGGTTTCTTGGGTATGCTTCACATGGAGATTATTCAAGAACGCCTAGAGCGCGAGTTTGATATGACGGTGATCACGACAGTTCCCAACGTATCCTATAAGGCCTATATGACCAAAGATAAAGAGGAAGTGATCGTACATAATCCTTCTGATCTACCGGATCCAAGTAAATTGGATTCAATCGAAGAGCCATATATTAAAGCTAATATTATTACGAAATCGGATTTCGTTGGACCAATTATGTCACTTTGTATCCAAAAACGCGGTACGATCATGAACCAGCATTATTTGACTTCAGATCGTGTTGAATTGGTTTTTGAAATGCCAATGGGAGAAATTGTATTTGACTTTTATGATAAGTTGAAAACAATCTCTAAAGGTTACGCTTCATTTGATTACCACCAGATTGGTTATCGCAAGTCAGATTTGGTAAAACTGGATATTCGATTGAACGATGAACCTGTAGATGCCTTGTCATCGTTGATACATCGGAGCAACGCGTATGATTTTGGTAAAAAGATCTGTGAAAAACTAAAAGAACTGTTACCCCGTCAACAATTTGAAATTCGTATCCAGGCGTCAATCGGTGCAAAGATTATTGCCCGGGAGACGATCTCAGCTTTACGTAAAGATGTTACGGCAAAATGTTATGGTGGTGATATCTCCCGGAAGCGTAAGCTTTTGGAAAAACAAAAGAAAGGTAAGAAACGCATGCGTCAGGTTGGGAACGTAGAGATTCCGCAATCTGCATTTATGGCGGTATTGAAATTAGATTAATCAAAATAACACAATAATAAAGGAGCTCTTGAGCTCCTTTTAAATACAATAAAATCTCCTAAACATGAATCTTTTAGATGGTAAACTAGTTTCCGAAAAAATTAAAGAACAAATTGCGTTAGATGCGGCTGAATTTACGACACAGACTGGCCGTAAGCCTCATTTGGTTGCTATCCTTGTGGGGAATGATGGTGGTAGCGAAACCTATGTAGCTAGCAAAATGCGCAACTGTCAACTGGTCGGCTTTGAATCAACAAACATTCGTTATGATGAAAACATAACAGAGGATGAATTGATCGCTAAGGTCAAAGAAATCAATCAGGATGAGTCTATCGATGGTTTGATTGTTCAGTTGCCTTTACCAAAACATATTGATCCAGATAAAGTTACCGAAGCAATTGATTACCGCAAAGATGTGGATGGTTTCCATCCGATCAACCTCGGACGTATGCAACGTAATCTTCCTTGTTTTATTCCAGCTACGCCATATGGTATTATGTTGATGTTGGATTATTATAAGATCGATACAGCAGGCAAGCACGCCGTAGTGGTTGGAAGAAGCAATATCGTAGGATCGCCGATGAGTATCTTACTGGCTCGTAATTCCAATCCAGGTAATTGTACTGTAACATTAACACATAGTCGCACAAAAGACCTTAAAACAGAGGTTTTGCGGGGTGATATCGTTGTTGCGGCAATCGGTAAGAAAAATTTTGTTACAGCAGACATGGTGAAAGATGGGGCAGTAGTAATTGATGTCGGTATTAATAGAGAAACTTCTACAGCAACGAAATCTGGTTTTAAGCTATATGGTGATGTCGATTTTGAAAATGTTGCTCCTAAAGCATCCTGGATTACACCTGTACCGGGCGGAGTTGGGTTAATGACGATCGTCGGTTTATTGAAAAATACACTGGAAGCTGCAAAAGGAACAATCTATCCGAAGCAATAATTTTGTCTAATTGGCATAGAAGTTGTATATTGATGTATACGTGCTCTGATGAGCCGTTGAAAACTACACTCATAAATCAATTTATAATGAAAAAAATTGCACTTTTAGCAGTCGTAGCAGGAGCATTGGTCATGTCTTCTTGCAACAATTCGGAGAAAAAAGACACTACAGCGACAGATTCGGCAAAAACAGTCGGTGAGCATGTAGATGCGGCAATCGCAGATTTAAAAAATGCGGAGGAAAATGCCCGTTTGAAAGCAGAGCAGGCGAAAAAGGATTTGGATGAAGCTATCGCAAAAGGCGATAAAGCCGCCGAGGAAAAGGCTCGAGCTGCTTCTGAAGAAGCTAACACTGCCTGGGAAAAAACCAAGGATGCTTTGCGTAATGCTGGAGAAGATGTAAAAGAGGGATTGAAAGACGCAAAAGATGCGACAGTAGATGCGACAAATACGGCTGTTGATAAAACAAAAGACGCTGCAAAAGATGTCGCTGACGGTACGAAGAAAGTTGCAAATGATGTTGCTACCGGAACCAAAGAGGCTGCTAAAGATGTAAAAGATGCTTCCAAAAAAGTAGGTGACGATATTAGTCGGAAAGCTAAAAATGTAGGTGAAGCGTTGAAAAATTAGTTGACGTATTTCATTTGAACGATAGGGAAGGGGAGCACTTTTTTGAGTGCCCCCCTTTTTTATATCACATCTTTATAATATTGACTTAAATAGGTTTATTGGTAATAATCCCATAATAATTTGGAAAGCTTACGGGTAAGCACCTCTGCTTCATTTGTTTTACCCCAGCTTTTGTCTACATTGTTTTTGGTGAAAATACTGAAAACGTAATCTCCTTTCGGCGCATTGACCAAAATGACCTCATTGCGTACGTCATCTAAAGAGCCTGTTTTTGAAGCTGTTTTAACAGTGGATGGGATTTGCGATAGTCCTCTTTCATCATAGAACATGTTGCCCATAAAACGATACATCTGATCGGAAGATTTTTGGGATACAACTTTGCCTTGTCGGATTAGTGTGACCAAGTCGGCCATTTCTTTTGGTGTAGTCTGGCCCCAGCCATATCTTTCCCAATCTGGCTTCCGCCCCTCTGTCTGTGAGTTGACACGTGTGTTGGCCAGTTGAAAATCGCTCATTAACTTATTGATCGCGACTCCTCCTCCCGCAAGTTTTTGGTTCCAAATGCTGGTTACATTATCACTATACGATAGCATAAGCGCAACCAAGGTTTTCAGGTCAACTTGTGTACTGTCCTTAAAAAATTGCATCAGCCCTGAGCCGCCATATCGTTGACTAGCACGGTAGAGCAGTTGCTGATCAAGTTGTAGTTCACCTTTTTCAATTTTATCAAAGATGCCGACTAAAATGGGGATTTTGACAATACTTGCCGTCGGGAAAATGCTGTCGCCCTGGATGTTGACTTCTTTGTTTTTTTTGAGATGGTGTACATAAATGCCGACATCGCCTTGAAAACCCTGAATCAGCTGTTTAATCTGTGATTCGAGTTTTTTATCGGTAGCGGCTTTTTGACCAAAGGACAGTAATGATAAGAATAGTAACGCAAATGATAGGAATATTTTGTGCATTGTGAAGATATAATATATGTTAAATGTGGTGGATAATAGTTATTTTTATTGTTTATAGGGCTTAAGTTACGAAATATCCATGATTCGTACGCACAGATCGATGAAAAATAAACTGGATATTCTAGCACGAACATTGAAAGACTGATTTTTGACTATGAAATTATTTATGATTTTGATCGGTTGTAAACCGAAAAATAGACGGACAGAACAGCATGACATTTTCTTTGGTATTGGTAATGAGCTCAAGGATTTTGTCGATCCCATTAAAGATTTTTGGCCCGAGGCAGACGGTAAAATTCACATTGATGCGTACCGTATTGTCCATAAGATTGGGGAATATGAGATCAAGGTTACTGAAAGGGGGAATGAACAGGCTATTGATTCAGAATTGAAGTTGTTTTTTGTCAATTTAGGTGGCTACAAACCGAATGAATTTGACGAGTTCCATTACAAAGAACTTATTGTAGCATCTAGTTTGGCCAAGGCGACTGAAAAGGCAAAACGCACTGTTTTTTGGAAGCACCACAGTTCGGCACATATCGATGATAAGTACGGTTTGGATGTTGATGATATTTATGAGATAGAAGATTTGCTATTACCTCATGATAAAGAGCTGTATAGTATTCAAATTACGCCAAAGATCGGTCTAGAAGAAGATACCATTGCGAATGGATATTTTAAACTGAGTGCGCTGTAATAAGAATGTGCGATTA
The DNA window shown above is from Sphingobacterium thalpophilum and carries:
- a CDS encoding cation diffusion facilitator family transporter, yielding MSRQRRLVLLSLFTGIGLMIVKFFAYFLTDSSAIFTDAAESIVNVIASGFAFYSIYLSAQPKDENHPYGHGKVEFFSVFLEGGLIFIAGAIILAKACYNLFFPAALTHLEQGIYLIGITSVINFAVGFYIMKRGRALGSITLVADGKHLQVDAYSTVGLILGLLLMRLTGFQWIDVVISIVLGLFILFNGYKLLRQSIGGLMDESDTALVQDVVEILERNRKDEWIDVHNLRVQRYGNELHVDCHLTLPRYLDLIQVHDEISAVDKIVNKEMSVRTEFFVHADPCLPQCCQYCQVDNCPIRSEQFRGRISWDTDNVTRNQKHFLYAIAE
- the lepA gene encoding translation elongation factor 4, whose amino-acid sequence is MKHIRNFCIIAHIDHGKSTLADRLLEYTNTISQREAQAQLLDNMDLERERGITIKSHAIQMNYKRDGQEYILNLIDTPGHVDFSYEVSRSIAACEGALLIVDASQGIQAQTISNLYLALEHDLEIIPILNKMDLPGAMPEEVKDQIVDLIGGDRDAIIPASGKTGLGVPDILEAIVDRIPHPVGDPDGPLQALIFDSVFNSFRGIMAYFKVENGEIRKGDRVKFVATGKEYFADEIGTLKLNQVPKEVIKTGDVGYIISGIKEAREVKVGDTITHKDRPCSEAIQGFEEVKPMVFAGIYPVDTEDYEELRESMHRLQLNDASLVFEPESSAALGFGFRCGFLGMLHMEIIQERLEREFDMTVITTVPNVSYKAYMTKDKEEVIVHNPSDLPDPSKLDSIEEPYIKANIITKSDFVGPIMSLCIQKRGTIMNQHYLTSDRVELVFEMPMGEIVFDFYDKLKTISKGYASFDYHQIGYRKSDLVKLDIRLNDEPVDALSSLIHRSNAYDFGKKICEKLKELLPRQQFEIRIQASIGAKIIARETISALRKDVTAKCYGGDISRKRKLLEKQKKGKKRMRQVGNVEIPQSAFMAVLKLD
- a CDS encoding bifunctional 5,10-methylenetetrahydrofolate dehydrogenase/5,10-methenyltetrahydrofolate cyclohydrolase yields the protein MNLLDGKLVSEKIKEQIALDAAEFTTQTGRKPHLVAILVGNDGGSETYVASKMRNCQLVGFESTNIRYDENITEDELIAKVKEINQDESIDGLIVQLPLPKHIDPDKVTEAIDYRKDVDGFHPINLGRMQRNLPCFIPATPYGIMLMLDYYKIDTAGKHAVVVGRSNIVGSPMSILLARNSNPGNCTVTLTHSRTKDLKTEVLRGDIVVAAIGKKNFVTADMVKDGAVVIDVGINRETSTATKSGFKLYGDVDFENVAPKASWITPVPGGVGLMTIVGLLKNTLEAAKGTIYPKQ
- a CDS encoding serine hydrolase yields the protein MHKIFLSFALLFLSLLSFGQKAATDKKLESQIKQLIQGFQGDVGIYVHHLKKNKEVNIQGDSIFPTASIVKIPILVGIFDKIEKGELQLDQQLLYRASQRYGGSGLMQFFKDSTQVDLKTLVALMLSYSDNVTSIWNQKLAGGGVAINKLMSDFQLANTRVNSQTEGRKPDWERYGWGQTTPKEMADLVTLIRQGKVVSQKSSDQMYRFMGNMFYDERGLSQIPSTVKTASKTGSLDDVRNEVILVNAPKGDYVFSIFTKNNVDKSWGKTNEAEVLTRKLSKLLWDYYQ
- a CDS encoding DUF1543 domain-containing protein codes for the protein MKLFMILIGCKPKNRRTEQHDIFFGIGNELKDFVDPIKDFWPEADGKIHIDAYRIVHKIGEYEIKVTERGNEQAIDSELKLFFVNLGGYKPNEFDEFHYKELIVASSLAKATEKAKRTVFWKHHSSAHIDDKYGLDVDDIYEIEDLLLPHDKELYSIQITPKIGLEEDTIANGYFKLSAL